GCAGAGGGAGCAGCGGAGGAGAAGGCTAAATTACCATCAACGCACCGAGGAGTTGAACCGACAGGAAGACTTGACATCTCGTAGGCGGCTCCATCTTTTGTAAACGAAGAATCAGTATTAATTGGAAACGAGGAGGAGCTACGCAAAGCTACTACACCACAAGCATTAGCTGCAACGCGCCGAACTCGAGGAGTACCAGAATACTCAAGTAAATAAGTTCCGTAGCTGTTCAATCCTGTAACCGTAACGCTACCGTCATTACCTTTGGTAGCTGTAACGTTAGCCAAAGCAGGTGTTGCAGTTGTGGCAACAGCGATGAGGGACGCAATTGCGGCAGCAGTTTTTTTGTTGTTCATGATTCAATTTCTTACGAGAAGGGAATAATCTACCTAGCGAGGCTGCTACTGCACTCAATCCCCTCAGCAGCCTCCACCAAATTAGCTTTGCAATTGCTGTGGCAACACTACGGAAGATACGGATTTAAATATGAAGAGTTTAATAAGGTATTCAGTTAATGGTTTGCCATTTGTAGCGATTGCTCTTGCTGTTGGTTTTGCTAATTATCCGAAGTTTGTTGCTCCTAGCGCAGAGTTAGAAGATGAAGGACGCGGTAATAAAGTAGTTCACGCTCCTCGAAGGCGAGAACTTCCTCAATCTGAAGAGTATCAAGTTACTAGCGTTCATGATGGCGATACTCTTACAGTTCAGGGAAATTGGGGGAAGCAGAAAGTTCGATTGTGCGGGATTGATGCACCTGAACTTGATCAACCATTAGGTTATGAAAGCCGCGACTTTGCGCGATCGCTCGTTGCTGCTGCGGGTAACAATATTATCCTGATGCCAATTGAGAAGGATCGTTACGGTCGAACGGTGGCGGAAGTATTCGTAGTCT
This genomic interval from Chroococcidiopsis sp. TS-821 contains the following:
- a CDS encoding thermonuclease family protein yields the protein MKSLIRYSVNGLPFVAIALAVGFANYPKFVAPSAELEDEGRGNKVVHAPRRRELPQSEEYQVTSVHDGDTLTVQGNWGKQKVRLCGIDAPELDQPLGYESRDFARSLVAAAGNNIILMPIEKDRYGRTVAEVFVVLKDGQEQSLQEELLKSGLAYVYQRYISGCFNAESMKEAEAIAVSKRIGVWSGNHEKPWDYRKRKR